The proteins below come from a single Garra rufa chromosome 25, GarRuf1.0, whole genome shotgun sequence genomic window:
- the ldlrad3 gene encoding low-density lipoprotein receptor class A domain-containing protein 3: MWVWYFLLGSGTRTDSVDCQLLPGNNFTTECNIPGNFMCSDGECIPGGWQCDGFPDCFDNSDEKGCLKVKAKCAPTFFACANGVHCIIGRFQCNGFRDCPDGSDEDNCTANPLVCSSARFHCGNGRCVDRSFLCNGQDNCQDNSDEENCLTTAESPGQDFVTLDYRLHYYPSITYAVIGSAIIFVLVVALLALVLHHQRKRSVLLPEGVYRGTCHRPLLLSRLVILDRGHAHRGGHDLSPQCPSSSEAFSSVHSLQLLSLSQYPRTAIDLPPSYSQAVLDVGRPSWFDLPPPPYPPETPAAQSESEPPVYEDPVESTESSRAVLSHPWANNTNTDSSCAE, translated from the exons ATTGCCAGCTTCTACCTGGAAATAACTTTACAACAGAGTGCAACATTCCAGGAAATTTTATGTGCAGCGATGGTGAATGTATTCCTGGAGGTTGGCAGTGTGACGGTTTTCCAGACTGCTTTGACAACAGTGACGAGAAGGGTTGCC TGAAGGTGAAGGCAAAATGTGCACCCACATTCTTTGCCTGTGCTAATGGGGTCCACTGCATCATTGGTCGCTTCCAGTGTAATGGTTTCAGAGACTGTCCTGATGGCAGCGATGAAGACAACTGCA CTGCTAACCCTCTGGTGTGTTCATCCGCACGGTTTCATTGTGGCAATGGGCGGTGCGTAGATCGCAGTTTTCTCTGCAATGGACAGGACAACTGTCAAGATAACAGTGACGAAGAGAACTGCCTCACAACAGCAG AATCCCCTGGACAAGACTTTGTGACACTGGACTATCGGCTACACTATTACCCCAGTATCACGTATGCGGTTATCGGCAGTGCCATCATCTTTGTCCTGGTAGTGGCATTGCTGGCCCTCGTCCTGCACCATCAGAGGAAACGAAGTGTCTTGCTGCCTGAAGGGGTCTACAGAGGCACTTGTCATCGGCCACTCTTGCTCTCCCGGCTCGTCATACTCGACAGAGGACATGCCCATCGTGGAGGGCACGACCTTTCACCCCAGTGTCCGTCCTCATCAGAGGCTTTCAGCTCAGTCCATAGTCTCCAGTTGCTCTCTCTTTCACAATATCCTAGAACTGCAATAGACTTGCCACCATCATACTCACAGGCTGTACTGGATGTTGG tcgacCCTCATGGTTTGATCTCCCACCTCCTCCTTACCCTCCAGAGACTCCTGCAGCTCAGTCTGAGAGCGAACCACCGGTTTATGAGGATCCAGTCGAATCCACAGAATCATCCAGAGCTGTATTATCTCATCCCTGGGCCAACAACACCAACACCGACTCCAGTTGTGCAGAGTAA